The Aspergillus fumigatus Af293 chromosome 7, whole genome shotgun sequence genome includes the window CGCGCACGAAGTCGAGGGCGGCCATgagctgctgatgctgggGTGGCCGGGTGCCGCGTGGCAtctggagctggtgctgatgcATGGCAATGACGAAGCGAATGCGCCGAAGCCGACGGAGGAGGATCTACTGGTGATTTATGTGGATGGGGCGATTGAGCCGGGGGTTGTGGAGAGGTTGGTTGAGAATGGGGGGACCAGAGTGCAACATCCAAATGAGTATTGGGAGAAGTGGGGGGTTACGATTAAGGATCCAGATGGGTATTTATTGGTTTTGTGTCAGAGGGGGTGGACGAATGTTTAGCTTAGCcttgggggggggggggggtttTCATTGGGAATGGAGAGATTGACGCTATAAAATGCTACCCGTGAGAGACAGCGTCTTGCTAAATATATACAATCTTGGCAGCGACATGCCTTGAACTTATTCCTCTTGTGAAGCACCTTAAGCAAACTGTCTTACCTGCTTTCCGAGCATAAAATATGAAAACAATTATTTATGCGTAGGCTTGGTGATAACTGTAATGCAATATTCGAGGCGAGTCATGACTCGGTATTGGCACGTGATACTCCCTAACTTCTGTCGGTGAAGAGGGGCAGAATAGTGTCAACATCATCCTTCCTCACGCTCACTCTAGACAACTTGCCTCGTCATTCATCTAATGATGCGATTCCCCGCTTGAAATGCACCTGATCCCTTTTGATTTTGGCCCGTTTCTCCGTCATGGGCTGCTTCGCCGGTACGGACCGCGCCGCCGCCTTCTCCAGGCCTTGTTGATAAGCGTCGCGCTTTGGACTGTCCTAGAGGTGCTGGTTATCTATCGACGAGTCTCAGCAGCGGAAGCGATCAAGCCCCATATGCCACAGAAACCGGAGCGAATCTACATTGCGAGTATGCACTGGAATAATGAGGAGATTCTAAGGAGTCACTGGAATGACGCAATCGTTCAATTGGCTAAAACCTGGGGTACGGAGAATGTCTTCGTCAGTGTCTATGAGAGCGGGAGCTGGGATGATACAAAGGGCGCGCTTCGTGATCTCGATGTGGAGCTGGATCGCCTCGGTGTGCGACGGAACATCACCCTCTCAGACACGACTCACCAGGATGAAATCTCCGTTTCTCCCTCGAGTGAAGGCTGGGTAGATACTCCTCGTGGTCGGAAGGAACTCAGGCGAATACCTTACCTGGCTCGGCTTCGTAACTTGACCCTGCGTCCTCTGGAGGACCTTGAACGGCAAGGGATAGCCTTTGATAAGATTCTTTTCTTGAATGACGTGGTATTCACCGTACGTATCAACCCTACTCAACCTTGACGAGGGAATGACTTCTCACCCTGTGGCTGCCCGCAGGTGGATGACGTTATTGAACTGCTTAACACAAACGAGGGAGTATACGCCGCGGCCTGCTCTATAGATTATTCCCGACCTCCGTTGTATTATGATACTTTTGCTTTGCGGGATAGTTATGGCGACGAGCATGTCATGCAGACGTGGCCCTATTTCCGTTCTACAGTATCTCGGCATGCGCTTTTCAACATGTCCCCTGTTCCCGTCAAGAGTTGCTGGAATGGCATGGGTAGGcttatctttcctttttcccaCTCCACTCTATGCTCGTAGTGTATCTCTTTCTCGGTTTAACTCACTGGCTTGAACAGTCGCTATGCCCATTGAGCCCTTTGTCTCGGCAACACCGCTGCGATTCCGTGGGATTCCCGATTCTCTCGCAGTATTTCATCTGGAGGGCTCTGAATGTTGCTTGATCCATGCGGATAATCCTCTTTCTGGACATCAGGGCGTCTACCTGAATCCCAAGGTCCGGGTTGGTTACAACGGCCCCGCATACGAAGCAGTCCACCCTGCTGGCTCCTGGCTGTCTCCACAATATATTGCCTTGGCACTGTGGGAGAACAGATTCCGACGTTGGGCAACCACGACCCTCTTCAAGAAGTTCGTCGTTCGACGCAGACTTGCTCAATGGAAGGCGCTCTCTAGCGGCCGACATGAACCTGGCGAGTTCTGCTTGATTAACGAGATGCAGGTGCTCGTCGCGAATGGCTGGGCCCATGTATAGAGACATTGAACATGACTTGGTCTGTCCCAAGGTATCCGAGGCATGACTGAAATCGTACTAGATTGGATTCTATTACGATGTGTGCCACCCGGCGAGTAATTGAAGCGTCTCCATAGTACGTCTCGGTGACTGAAATACCGGGCGCGAGAAATTTCGCGCCCAATCTAAATTCATCCTTTCGTCAGTGAAAGTGGTTCATTCAACGCCACACATCTGGCCATAACGGCTGACCATGTTCTCTTCCGAGAGGGAGTAGATTTGCTCATTCAATCTGGCCTCACGATCGCCGTGCAGCAAGGCCACGAATGCAGCTACGATATGGTTGAGCCAGTCCCAATCAAGGCGACATAGCGCTGTGCAATGCAGACAAACCTCACAGCCTACGGAAAGACTGACGCAGATGTGATAGAGCTCTGTTGCCTCCGACCGTTGTCCACTTTTGGCGCTAGCGAGTCGAAGCGTTCAGCAGTGTCTGACTCTTGGTTTCTACTTGAGAGCAACGTGAATGTTGAGAATGTATTCTAGTTGCTTACATCTGGGTGTCGGGGCATCTAGCCCTGGCAGGATGGAATACACTGGGAACATATAGGTCTTTCAGTTTGATTACTCGACCACCTTTGCGCGCTCTAGAAAAATGTGCATTCCATGGATCTCTGTATCACACCAATTCGATTCGTGGTGTAACATATGCTTTGTGAGCCGTGCTCTCTGCCGCCGATGTTTGAGCGACCTCTTCACAAGATTTCCAGTCCTCGGCTGACCTTGCATATGCGACTGGAGTCTGTTCTGCCTTGGACAATCAATCCAACATTGTGCGACATCTAGCTAGCTACATCTTCTGTCAGTGAGCCATTGGAAATGGTAATAAACATTGACTATGCGGATACCTCTTCGCACCCCTTATAGTTGACTGGATTAATAAGCTTGACTAGAGTACAGTCCATGCAATTATATCCCTCCCTCGAAACGTGGATTTACAGGTGCCCCTGACCAGCCgaggaagcaggagaagTACCAGCCGCACTCGCCGAGGCAACAGTCTCGCCCTTAAACTTGGACAGCACATCAACATTCGACCCAGAGAGCGTCCCAGAGCTGGAGAACGAATTGGCCACACAGTCACGGCCAATATACGACTGGCAGGTCGAGGAAGCACTCGCGGAGCCGAACAGCTCACCCGTGAAGCTAGAGGACTCGACGGCGGCAGTCACGTCGGAGAAGAGGTTCCCCTCGGCGAGCACGTAGGCGCCGTCGCCGATCTCGAAGGCGTGGTTGGAGTTGTCGTTCCAGTAGTTGTTGACGGCGTGCAGGTAGGTGTTGCCCTGGACCTTGGGCGCGCGGCCGCTGGTCTTGTACAGGTAGTTGCCCTTCAGGGTGACCTTGTCGCTGGAGCCGTCCAGGTAGATGTTCCAGTAGTGGTGGTTGTCGCAGGTGGCCGAGTAGTCGGATTCGCCGTCGATGTAGTTGTTGGAGAGGGTGATGCGGTTGCTGGCTTCGGTGCCGAGGACGTAGTGTTGGCGGCCGATGCGGGCGGTCTATTTATCATTTCGTTCAGTCTGTTTTGTATTTTTTCAATTTGTTTCGTGTGCGAGAGACACGCACAGTTACATGGTCGACCCAGACGAGGTCGGCctggttgatggtgatggcgtcGCCTCCCCAGACGTACTTGGGGTTGATGTCGGTGATGGCGATGTTCCTGACTAGTCAGCATAATTCTTCCCAGATTGTTTGCAGGTACTCACTGAATGATGATGTTCTTAGCACCGCTGACGATACGAAggcccttgcccttgatgacGCCGGAGGTGCCCTCGCCGATGAGGGACTTGTTGGAGTTGACGGTGATACCAAGCGAGCCGGCATTATCACTACTTGTGTCAGAACCTTGGCAGAAATCCATATGGAGCAGCGTACTAGGTCACCGAGACAGAGGGAGCACTCGACTGGTAGTTGATGCACCAGTTATCCTTGTTGATGGCTACCTGGCAGCCAGAGGCAGTACCCCAAGGCGCGCAGCCAGTCGCGGTGGTGGTACCCTCGGTTCCAGTGAAGTCAAAGGTCTTGGTGAGCACAATCACACGGGCCTCGCTATCACCAAGGTACGAGACCAGCTCGTCGGTGGTGGAAGGATAGACGAGGGTAGCGCTGCCACCGCCAGTCACGGACGAGGCAAAACCCTCGGCGGTGCCTTGGACGCCAATCGCAATGGCCTGGGAGACCAGCGCACCGATGGTGGGAAGAAAAGCAGCGTACTTCATCCTGGAAGTAGGCACAGAACGAATGACAGAGTTAAATGaaggaaagacaaaaaagaATGACAGGGTGAGATGTGCTTAGGAACAAAACAGAAGCCATGAGTTGCACTTCCCTGGTTTTATATGCAGATGGTTCTTCGGTGTCAACCCCGGAGGAACAGTCGATGACCACGGAACTTCCCCAACGCCATTCTACAGTTGCTTGTCAGAGATCCTCGTCGAGTGGAGATGAACAATTACCCAGTGAACGTCAATCCACCAGTAATCCACCAGTTGGTTAAATCGGCGACGGAAATAAACTGTCTGTACAGGGTGATTCGAATGTCGATCTCTCCACCATCTATGTAGGCTCCGGCAGCAATCCGATATCTCTGCAAGAGAGCTCCACCGCGTGCGGCATGAATCATGCTCGTTGATTCGTCGAGCCGGCTAATTTGATTGGTGAGTTTCAGGTATATCAACGTCGTTGATGAGGTTGGGGGGTCATCTCAGAAGAAACACTGTATGACGCGGCCTATGCTGCAATGACGAATTGGAGACATATTTCGGAAATATACCGAACACTGCGATCAATCTCATCATACCTGTGTTTATGTATCATTAATTTGTTTCGTAGGTAGAAATTGCGGTGAATGTCATGCCATCTTCTGTTGAGCTCTCGGTCCCCAGTCTGAAACACGCCATACAAGGTTACGTATGCGCTGACAactgaagcagaagacgatAATATCTCCCCTCTTCACATTGATTTTACGAGATACGATCAAAGACCTGTAGCTGTTCACAACAAGCATCA containing:
- a CDS encoding glycosyltransferase family 69 protein, whose protein sequence is MHLIPFDFGPFLRHGLLRRYGPRRRLLQALLISVALWTVLEVLVIYRRVSAAEAIKPHMPQKPERIYIASMHWNNEEILRSHWNDAIVQLAKTWGTENVFVSVYESGSWDDTKGALRDLDVELDRLGVRRNITLSDTTHQDEISVSPSSEGWVDTPRGRKELRRIPYLARLRNLTLRPLEDLERQGIAFDKILFLNDVVFTVDDVIELLNTNEGVYAAACSIDYSRPPLYYDTFALRDSYGDEHVMQTWPYFRSTVSRHALFNMSPVPVKSCWNGMVAMPIEPFVSATPLRFRGIPDSLAVFHLEGSECCLIHADNPLSGHQGVYLNPKVRVGYNGPAYEAVHPAGSWLSPQYIALALWENRFRRWATTTLFKKFVVRRRLAQWKALSSGRHEPGEFCLINEMQVLVANGWAHV
- a CDS encoding VOC family protein, which codes for MTHPTPQTPTLATPGTGRHPSATSHISIARPCRDFTAAERFYVDGLGLKVLWRSGPAHEVEGGHELLMLGWPGAAWHLELVLMHGNDEANAPKPTEEDLLVIYVDGAIEPGVVERLVENGGTRVQHPNEYWEKWGVTIKDPDGYLLVLCQRGWTNV
- a CDS encoding polysaccharide lyase family 1 protein encodes the protein MKYAAFLPTIGALVSQAIAIGVQGTAEGFASSVTGGGSATLVYPSTTDELVSYLGDSEARVIVLTKTFDFTGTEGTTTATGCAPWGTASGCQVAINKDNWCINYQSSAPSVSVTYDNAGSLGITVNSNKSLIGEGTSGVIKGKGLRIVSGAKNIIIQNIAITDINPKYVWGGDAITINQADLVWVDHVTTARIGRQHYVLGTEASNRITLSNNYIDGESDYSATCDNHHYWNIYLDGSSDKVTLKGNYLYKTSGRAPKVQGNTYLHAVNNYWNDNSNHAFEIGDGAYVLAEGNLFSDVTAAVESSSFTGELFGSASASSTCQSYIGRDCVANSFSSSGTLSGSNVDVLSKFKGETVASASAAGTSPASSAGQGHL